One segment of Trichlorobacter ammonificans DNA contains the following:
- a CDS encoding GPMC system MBL fold metallohydrolase, whose amino-acid sequence MEITILGSGTSTGIPMVGCTCPVCRSSDPRDRRSRASLLIAHNGHKILVDTSTDLRTQMLRQQVDRIDGVLFTHAHADHINGIDDLRGFHFLHRRLVPCFGTEATLARLQAGFRYVFVRDEGATHPPLLEPVEIDGPFELFGLRIIPVPLEHGTGSSCGYRIGTFAYLTDCSAIPPASEHLLHGVHTVVIDGLRWSPHPFHFNIDAAIAAARTIGAIRIILTHLTHEVSHADGARLPAGVEFAWDGMHFGVDPEQAPLSRD is encoded by the coding sequence ATGGAAATCACAATTCTGGGAAGCGGAACCTCGACCGGGATACCGATGGTCGGCTGTACCTGCCCGGTCTGCCGCTCCTCGGATCCCCGCGACCGACGCAGCCGGGCATCGTTGTTGATTGCCCACAACGGGCACAAGATTCTCGTGGATACGTCCACCGATCTGCGCACACAGATGTTGCGCCAGCAGGTCGACCGGATAGACGGGGTTCTGTTTACCCACGCCCATGCCGATCATATTAACGGCATCGATGACTTGCGGGGCTTTCACTTCCTGCACCGGCGCCTCGTTCCCTGTTTTGGCACCGAAGCAACTCTGGCGCGCCTGCAGGCCGGTTTCAGGTATGTCTTCGTTCGGGATGAAGGCGCAACGCACCCTCCCCTGCTGGAGCCGGTCGAGATCGATGGTCCGTTCGAGCTGTTCGGCCTCCGGATTATCCCCGTTCCCCTTGAGCACGGCACCGGCAGCTCCTGCGGCTACCGGATCGGCACCTTTGCCTATCTGACCGACTGCAGCGCCATACCGCCAGCTTCGGAACACCTTCTGCATGGTGTCCATACCGTCGTCATCGATGGCCTGCGCTGGAGCCCCCATCCCTTTCACTTCAACATCGACGCTGCCATTGCCGCAGCCCGCACTATTGGCGCCATTCGGATCATACTGACCCACCTGACCCATGAAGTATCCCATGCCGACGGCGCCCGACTGCCGGCAGGGGTGGAGTTCGCGTGGGACGGTATGCACTTCGGCGTGGACCCGGAACAGGCACCGCTCTCCCGGGACTGA
- a CDS encoding GPMC system transcriptional regulator — MAHDDFLHGLRIKIAGYGKENQTELLYVLAEGVSYLSGLGRVRIYVEDLITGALACAHAVGPAASEIKEIAFPMISQDSLVSRVFAGQYPAEFRRATADDDTLDSQVARRFDIAGSSCLPLVSRGKSIGVLCLDREVGDQEPSGQTKSRLADFMAVVADRLDEARSYHQQVQLARRLEESKKREAAGQMVRSAVRLVDKVVLASVLTPAVEPDGSVSLEILASHAEDPHLHEQYERLGAIWLAPGSSLISRYVDEQAVISDERLLKPLFIDDLSRHDLQKRALTEEMALRSLYVVPRFDPRTHRVICLVNYFCQGEYRFTEFEMGLLQSHARMVESVVGGIGGEHLEIRVLSEITDLLNESGEALQPFLTKVLAKATELIGADTGSIALVEEREGRQWLVVEDEQGMIVGAKNKEWLKRYIPPFPVGGHDLSPEERSLTGYVAWSRQPKIIASVEEERSAEGFHRSMSELLKSEIAVPVICDGAVIAVICLNSLRFGYFTEEHGRILQIIGSLTARHLSDLQRIERLQGQVQRLTTDVGYKDPQISSYRLGNIIGLAPTSQAIVEFISTVSPPLCNRILLWSRNVIQEATIGLPSILVTGPTGSGKEFFFNNLYNTLNSLYRSQTADTNPGELPVKKTNIAAYSGELTYSELFGHKKGAFTGAYSDRRGILEECMGGVVFLDEIGDADPKTQVQLLRFLDNGGFVRLGENTERFSRVLLVAATNKDLPQEIAAGRFREDLYHRLAELSIRLPSLNERREDIPDLAVHFLGKLYRTYRGTDDPESPPHLSDEAKALLVGHQYEGNIRELRSILLRALFFRRGSTLSAQAVRQAIAGIGPSSVKGTGARELTGKLAADILERILQGGNFWQDIYEPFSRNDISRDVVRMVLEKARSAAGRTLPGVARYLRAIPEESSADEQRKMLYKFKNFLYKTVRI; from the coding sequence ATGGCACACGATGACTTTCTGCACGGCTTGCGGATCAAGATTGCCGGCTACGGCAAGGAAAACCAGACTGAACTGCTGTACGTTCTGGCCGAAGGGGTCAGCTACCTCTCAGGCTTAGGTCGGGTCAGAATCTACGTGGAAGATCTGATTACCGGCGCCTTGGCCTGTGCCCATGCCGTTGGCCCCGCTGCTTCCGAAATCAAAGAGATCGCCTTTCCGATGATTTCGCAGGACAGTTTGGTCTCCCGCGTATTTGCCGGCCAGTATCCGGCTGAGTTTCGTCGGGCAACAGCCGATGACGACACCTTGGACAGCCAGGTAGCCCGGCGTTTCGACATCGCCGGCAGCAGTTGCCTGCCCCTGGTGAGTCGCGGCAAATCCATCGGCGTTCTCTGTCTCGATCGGGAGGTCGGCGACCAGGAGCCGAGCGGCCAGACCAAGAGCAGGCTGGCTGACTTTATGGCTGTCGTCGCCGACCGGCTGGACGAAGCCCGCAGCTATCACCAGCAGGTGCAGCTGGCCCGTCGCCTTGAGGAGTCTAAAAAGCGGGAAGCTGCCGGCCAGATGGTCCGCTCGGCGGTACGACTGGTGGACAAGGTGGTACTGGCATCGGTGCTGACGCCGGCGGTGGAGCCGGACGGCAGTGTTTCCCTCGAGATCCTGGCCAGCCATGCCGAAGACCCCCACCTGCACGAGCAGTATGAGCGCTTGGGAGCCATCTGGCTGGCACCCGGCAGCTCCCTGATCTCCCGCTATGTGGATGAACAGGCAGTTATCAGTGATGAACGCCTGCTGAAACCGCTGTTCATTGACGACCTTTCCCGTCACGACCTCCAGAAGCGCGCCCTGACTGAGGAGATGGCGCTGCGCAGCCTCTATGTCGTTCCGCGTTTTGATCCCCGCACCCATCGGGTCATCTGTCTGGTCAACTACTTCTGCCAGGGCGAGTACCGTTTCACCGAGTTCGAGATGGGGCTGCTCCAGAGCCATGCCCGTATGGTGGAAAGCGTTGTGGGCGGCATCGGCGGGGAACACCTTGAAATCAGAGTGCTCTCCGAGATCACGGATCTGCTGAACGAAAGCGGCGAGGCGCTCCAGCCGTTTCTGACCAAGGTGCTGGCCAAGGCGACGGAGTTGATTGGTGCCGACACCGGCAGCATTGCACTGGTGGAGGAACGGGAAGGCAGACAGTGGCTGGTGGTGGAAGACGAACAGGGAATGATTGTCGGCGCTAAAAACAAAGAATGGCTGAAACGCTATATCCCTCCCTTTCCGGTGGGCGGCCACGACCTGTCCCCTGAAGAACGCAGCCTGACCGGCTACGTCGCCTGGAGCCGTCAGCCGAAAATCATCGCCAGTGTTGAGGAGGAACGGAGCGCGGAAGGATTCCATCGCTCCATGAGTGAACTGCTGAAAAGTGAAATTGCCGTGCCGGTGATCTGCGATGGCGCCGTAATCGCCGTCATATGCCTGAACTCGTTGCGCTTCGGCTATTTCACCGAGGAACACGGCCGCATTCTTCAGATTATCGGCTCACTGACCGCCCGGCATCTTTCCGACCTGCAGCGGATCGAACGGCTGCAGGGACAGGTACAACGACTGACCACCGATGTCGGCTACAAGGACCCGCAGATATCCTCCTACCGGCTGGGTAACATCATCGGCCTTGCCCCCACCTCCCAGGCCATTGTCGAGTTCATCAGCACGGTATCTCCCCCCCTGTGCAACCGGATTCTGCTTTGGAGCAGAAACGTCATTCAGGAAGCCACCATCGGCCTCCCCTCCATCCTGGTCACCGGTCCCACCGGTTCCGGCAAGGAATTTTTCTTCAACAACCTCTACAACACCCTCAATTCCCTGTACCGCAGCCAGACCGCCGACACGAACCCCGGCGAGCTGCCGGTCAAGAAGACCAACATCGCCGCCTACAGCGGCGAGTTGACCTACTCCGAGCTTTTTGGACACAAAAAAGGCGCCTTTACCGGCGCTTACAGTGATCGGCGGGGTATCCTGGAAGAGTGCATGGGCGGGGTGGTTTTTCTGGATGAGATCGGTGATGCCGATCCCAAGACCCAGGTCCAGCTACTCCGTTTTCTGGACAACGGCGGTTTCGTACGGCTGGGCGAGAACACGGAGCGTTTCAGCCGGGTACTGTTGGTGGCTGCCACCAACAAGGACCTGCCCCAGGAAATCGCCGCCGGTCGGTTCCGGGAGGACCTGTACCACCGCCTGGCCGAACTTTCCATCCGCCTTCCCTCGCTGAACGAACGACGGGAGGACATTCCCGACCTGGCGGTCCACTTTCTGGGCAAACTGTACCGCACCTACCGCGGCACCGATGACCCCGAATCACCGCCCCATCTGTCCGACGAGGCGAAAGCATTGTTGGTGGGGCACCAGTATGAGGGTAACATTCGGGAACTGCGCTCCATTCTGCTCCGGGCGCTTTTCTTCCGGCGCGGAAGCACACTGTCCGCGCAGGCCGTACGCCAAGCCATTGCCGGTATTGGCCCAAGCAGCGTCAAGGGCACCGGCGCACGGGAGCTGACGGGCAAACTGGCCGCGGATATTCTTGAGCGGATTCTGCAGGGGGGAAACTTCTGGCAGGATATTTACGAACCGTTTTCCCGTAACGATATTTCCCGGGATGTGGTCAGGATGGTGCTGGAAAAGGCCCGTTCTGCGGCAGGCCGCACCCTTCCCGGAGTTGCCCGTTACCTGCGGGCAATCCCGGAGGAAAGCAGCGCTGACGAACAGCGAAAAATGCTGTATAAATTCAAAAACTTTCTCTACAAGACCGTCCGCATCTGA
- a CDS encoding 2-isopropylmalate synthase: MAKSAKNQDDTRIIRIFDTTLRDGEQAPGNSMNIEEKLRVARQLQKLNVDVIEAGFPIASEGDFEAVKKVAQTIKGPQIAGLCRSNDKDIDRAWEALKYAGDKGRIHTFIATSDIHMKYKLKMEPGRVLETAIKAVKRAASYTPNVEFSCEDAARTRLPFLAEMVEAVIAAGATTVNIPDTVGYTVPFEYFNMIKYLKDNVPNIEKAVISVHCHNDLGLSVANSIAAVQAGAGQVECTINGIGERAGNCSLEEFVMILRTRHDILPYATNIATDQLTPASRLLTSITGISVQPNKAIVGANAFAHESGIHQHGMLMDKSTYEIMTPESVGLQASSLVLGKHSGRHAFKKRLEELGHDLDDDMLNRAFERFKALADLKKEVFDEDLEAIVTDESREEDRYKLEHITVTSGSFAVATATVQLEISGKPAKTAELGDGPVDAAFKAIRKLTKTKAVLTQYNVGSITGGTDAQGEVTVRVEEGGYTVVGKGSSTDIIVASAKAFIHALNRLHHKQKRLSDAV; encoded by the coding sequence ATGGCGAAAAGTGCCAAGAACCAGGATGATACGCGGATAATCAGGATTTTCGACACCACGCTGCGCGACGGTGAGCAGGCGCCGGGCAACAGCATGAATATTGAGGAAAAACTGCGGGTGGCCCGCCAGCTGCAGAAGCTGAACGTTGATGTTATAGAAGCCGGTTTTCCCATCGCCTCGGAGGGGGACTTCGAAGCGGTCAAAAAGGTGGCCCAGACCATCAAGGGACCGCAGATCGCCGGTTTGTGCCGCTCCAACGACAAGGATATTGACCGTGCCTGGGAAGCATTGAAATATGCCGGCGACAAAGGCCGGATTCACACCTTTATCGCCACATCGGACATCCACATGAAGTACAAGCTGAAGATGGAGCCGGGCCGGGTGCTGGAAACCGCCATCAAGGCGGTGAAGCGGGCCGCTTCCTATACGCCCAACGTGGAGTTTTCCTGTGAGGATGCGGCACGTACCCGGCTGCCGTTTCTGGCCGAAATGGTCGAAGCGGTTATTGCTGCCGGCGCCACCACCGTCAACATTCCCGATACCGTGGGCTATACCGTGCCGTTCGAGTACTTCAACATGATCAAGTACCTGAAGGATAATGTGCCCAATATCGAGAAGGCGGTCATTTCCGTGCACTGCCACAACGACCTGGGGCTGTCGGTGGCCAACTCCATCGCCGCGGTGCAGGCCGGTGCCGGTCAGGTGGAGTGCACCATCAACGGTATCGGTGAGCGGGCCGGCAACTGCTCCCTGGAAGAGTTCGTCATGATCCTGCGGACCCGTCACGATATCCTTCCCTATGCCACCAATATCGCCACCGATCAGCTGACGCCGGCCAGCAGGCTTTTGACCAGCATCACGGGAATTTCCGTGCAGCCCAACAAGGCGATCGTGGGGGCCAACGCTTTTGCCCATGAGTCCGGTATCCACCAGCACGGCATGTTGATGGACAAGTCAACCTACGAGATCATGACGCCGGAATCGGTGGGTCTCCAGGCCAGTTCCCTGGTGTTGGGCAAGCATTCGGGGCGCCATGCCTTCAAGAAGCGCCTGGAGGAGTTGGGGCACGATCTGGACGATGATATGCTGAACCGGGCGTTCGAGCGGTTCAAGGCCCTGGCGGACCTGAAGAAAGAGGTGTTCGACGAGGACCTTGAGGCGATCGTCACCGACGAATCCCGGGAAGAGGATCGCTACAAGCTGGAACATATTACGGTTACCAGCGGCTCTTTCGCCGTGGCCACCGCCACGGTACAGCTTGAAATCAGCGGCAAACCGGCCAAAACAGCGGAATTGGGCGATGGCCCGGTCGACGCGGCCTTCAAGGCGATCCGCAAGCTGACCAAGACCAAGGCGGTGCTGACCCAGTATAACGTCGGCTCGATTACCGGCGGTACCGATGCCCAGGGAGAGGTGACCGTACGGGTTGAGGAAGGCGGCTACACCGTGGTGGGGAAAGGTTCGTCGACCGATATCATCGTCGCCTCGGCCAAGGCATTCATCCATGCCCTGAATCGGCTGCACCACAAGCAAAAGCGGCTGTCCGACGCTGTTTAG
- a CDS encoding glycosyltransferase has translation MQRIAAHLPAAGCRVSIVSLDTLTEQEQGRALAELRPDLLHGFHAFHAGPVAEHHARMLKIPYLVTITGSDLFSAPMCEHPQTRRAVANASAITCFDDLIAERFVAAFPDAAEKTVVIPQGVSLLPEAAATDNASYRPPGATQGSRHFVILLPAAIRPAKGILEALEALAPLADVTPTLRFVIAGGDLDAAYGTQIREYARHRHWVNLLGDVPHHLMGTLYTAADLVLNSSRFEGGMPNALLEAMAQGKLVVARDIAGNRSLIRHGETGWFFSTAEELRTIIAQVHTHQEHWAAIGKAARDFVRKNFPPEQEARQLSTLYGALTQLQ, from the coding sequence GTGCAGCGCATAGCGGCACATCTGCCGGCCGCCGGTTGTCGCGTCAGCATTGTCTCCCTGGACACCCTGACAGAACAGGAACAGGGGCGCGCGCTCGCAGAACTACGGCCGGATCTGCTCCACGGATTTCACGCCTTCCATGCCGGTCCCGTTGCCGAGCATCACGCTCGGATGCTGAAAATCCCCTACTTGGTGACCATAACCGGCAGCGATCTGTTCAGCGCGCCGATGTGCGAACATCCCCAGACCCGCCGGGCCGTGGCAAACGCTTCGGCAATCACCTGTTTCGACGATCTGATTGCCGAACGCTTTGTCGCCGCCTTCCCGGATGCTGCAGAAAAAACCGTCGTCATCCCGCAGGGAGTTTCTCTTCTGCCGGAAGCAGCCGCAACCGACAACGCATCGTACCGGCCTCCGGGAGCGACACAAGGCTCACGTCATTTTGTGATTCTACTGCCAGCAGCCATCAGGCCCGCAAAGGGCATTCTCGAAGCTCTGGAGGCATTAGCCCCTCTCGCTGACGTGACCCCCACCCTGCGATTCGTCATCGCCGGCGGGGACCTGGATGCTGCCTACGGCACCCAGATCAGGGAATATGCCCGGCATCGGCATTGGGTAAACCTGCTCGGCGACGTGCCGCACCATCTGATGGGAACCCTTTATACGGCAGCAGATCTGGTGCTGAACTCCTCCCGTTTTGAGGGCGGCATGCCGAATGCGCTGTTGGAGGCCATGGCGCAGGGTAAACTTGTTGTCGCCCGGGACATTGCCGGTAATCGTTCCCTTATCCGCCACGGTGAAACCGGGTGGTTCTTCAGCACCGCCGAAGAGTTGCGTACCATCATTGCTCAGGTCCACACCCACCAAGAGCACTGGGCTGCCATCGGAAAAGCCGCACGGGATTTCGTACGCAAAAACTTCCCCCCCGAACAGGAGGCCCGTCAGCTCAGCACACTCTATGGGGCTCTGACTCAGTTACAGTAA